A section of the Syntrophorhabdales bacterium genome encodes:
- a CDS encoding dodecin family protein, translated as MEGSVYKVVELVGTSETSWEDAAKTAINMASKTLDDLRIAEVVKQDVVIENGKLTGYRVRLNVSFKYHPSKG; from the coding sequence ATGGAAGGTAGCGTGTACAAGGTCGTAGAACTGGTGGGCACGAGCGAAACCTCATGGGAAGATGCAGCCAAAACGGCCATCAACATGGCCTCGAAGACGTTGGACGATCTCAGGATAGCCGAGGTAGTCAAACAGGATGTGGTTATCGAGAATGGGAAACTGACCGGCTATCGTGTGAGGCTTAACGTCTCTTTCAAGTATCATCCTTCCAAGGGGTAG